The Candidatus Brocadia sp. genome includes the window AAAATTCAAAAAACGTTTTCCTTTGATTTGAGAACATTTCAAGAGTTAGGAATTCGTTTTATTATTTTAGGTGTATGGAGAAAAAAAATAGATTAGCCCAGTTTAATGGTGATTTATTGGATAGAGTAATTGAAATCCCAGTTGAACCATGGAGTGAGGATGAATTTAGACAAGTAATTCAAAAAGGAGAAAAACGAACTTAATATTAAATTTTCAAATGAGCTAATCGAGGGAGTGATACGTAATGCATTCGATAGTATAGGTGTGGTGCAAGAATTACTTAAAACCATTTGTCAATTAGCTGAGGTTCGTGAAACAGTAAATCAAAAAAAAGAAATTACTGATACGAGTTTGTTGGATAGAGCAATGAAAATTAAAGCCGAGGATTACGCTGCCCGCCATATGAGAGCTTTAGAAGACATTGCAAAGGGACAAAAAACAACGAAAACAAAAGATGGTCAATTGCCTCCGCTATTTCTTCCTTATTACATGGTTAGATCTATTCTTACAATTGACTTTAATGACATTGTTAAGGGTATTAAAAGAGAAACTCTAGAAGCCGAAATTAAGAAATATCATCATCGAAGCGCAGATGTGAGACCTAGTGATATGAGCAATTTACTTTATAATCTTTCCAAAATGCAAAGTGATAAAGGTATATCCCCTCCAATTGTTGATTTCGATAGGGTCAATAGGGAATTAAAAATCATTGACTCTACGTTCTATTTTTTTCTAAGAAACATCGATAGAAATCAAATTCTTACTAGCTTAGTATCACCTATTGAAGAAAAGTAGGTGGCAACTGTGCGAGGAATTTGTTTAACAAATCGCTTATATTTGCTTAGTTTTGTAGGGTGGATTAAGCGCAAGCGAATCCACCGTTAAATAAAAAGGTCTAACCATGAGCGAATACCGTAGACTTTATCGGCAACAAGGCTGGTATTTCTTTACGGTCGTAACATACAACCGGGAAAAGATTCTTGTTCAACCTGATAATCTTGTACGGCTAAGACAATCATTTCACTATGCGATGAAGAAACTTCCCTTTAAAATGGATGCCGTGGTCATTCTCCCCGATCATATTCACTGTATTTGGCGCTTACCTTCTGACGATGACAATTTCTCAACACGCTGGAGATTGATCAAACGGTATTTTTCAATTGGCATAAAAGCCTAAAACTAAAGAATGGCCATTATTTCGTGATTTGATGGATGAAGTCTATCCTCGGCTTGAGTCGCTCAGTACCAGCAAACCCATTGTCCTGCTGGAATTCGGCGTTACCTCAGGTAATGCAAGGGGTGATCGTCTGAGTGGGCTGAAAGTGCGTTGACAGACCTAACAGCATTCCGCTGGTCTCGGATTATCGGCTTTTCCTGGTGGAACGAGGCCTGGCAAAATGATAAAAATCCGAAACATGATACCAACATGCGTGTTCAGGATAATCACGACTTGGCTAATGTCTTTCAGAGGTTGGTAGGAATGCAAGATCATGTGCTTGGGTTTCCTCTACTGTCGGACCGTACCATTCCCTATAAGGGATTGTAGTTCTGCAAGGTATATTAAACGGAGCGAATCCGCCATTTCAACTATATCCTTACCCCGACCTTTTTAAATTCCTTTTCACTATAAAGGACGACGTAGTCATTTAACCCTGTCTTTTCCTTGATTGCCTGAATCACGGCCTCACATTCGGCATCGGTGTAACCATGGATCATGGTAAATACGTTATATTCCCAGTCCGGGTAAGTGGGGCGTTCGTAACAGTGGGTTACTTCCTCAAAACTGGCCATGATCTTGCCCACTTCATCAACCTGCTCCTTAGGCACCTTCCATACACACATGGCGTTGGCATTGATACCGATCTTCCGGTGGGCTATAGAGGCGGCAAGACGTCTGATTTTTCCATCTTCCAGAAGTTTTTTGAGTCTTAGTATTACTTCATCTTCTGACATCCCCAGTGCCTGTCCAATGTCTTTATACGGGGTTTTCGTGACAGGTAGACCTTCTTGTATGTGTTTAATGAGTTTAACGTCAATGTCTTCTTTTTTATTTGTCATAGTTTAATAAATTTTAAAACGAACGCCAATCTTGAATTTCTTTGTTGTAGGCATACTCCGAACGGTAAGTCCTGTTCGGTCCTCAATTTCTTTTAATCTGCTATGGAGTTCTTCGTCGTCCTTAGCCGACATGGTAAACCAGATATTGTAAGGGATATTTTTGTTTTTGCCTTTCCTCAGGTAATTGTGGGAAACCCCACTGTATTCGTTGATGATTGCACTTACCTCATCGATGCGGTCTTCCGGGACCTTCACAGCGGCAAGGGTTGCCTCTCTGCCCATGGCTTGTGTATTGATGATGGGCGCAAGTCTCCTTACATAGCCCTTCTCAATCATAAATTTGATGCGTTCGATAATGGTATCTTCGTCTATGTCAAGCTCTTTGCTTAATTCCAGGAACGGCCTCGATACCAGGGGCAGGTTGGATTGTAAGCGGTGCAGTATCTTTCTATCGGTATCAGAAAGTATCATGTTCTTTTTTTAATTTCCTCAATTCCTTGTTGTTCTATCAGTGTTCTAAACCGATGTTCGGTTTTACTTGAAAGTATCATATCTGCGCAGACATCTAATGCCTTCAGCGCAGCGGACTCATCTGCCTGAGGTAATAAGTCTATGGCGAACCTGGGATGTCGTCCAACCTTCCCTCCAATCATGACTCGATACTTTTTTTCAGAGGGCTTTATCGAACCAACAGGGCATACCCTGGCACAGAGCCCACAGTGTACACATTTTTCTTTGTCAATAGATACATGTCCATCCTTTACGGTAATTGCATCTTCCCGGCAGGTTTCCACGCACTTCATACACTCAATACATTCAGAGTCAGGGTCCACATAAACAGGTTCAATTGCATGGACACCAAAATCTTTAATCTGCGGCATGGAACAACAATTCGGACATCCTGATACAGCCAGTTTCATCGTATGATGAGGAAGGATTTGTCCTTCGATCTTGTTTATCAACTTCTCAGTAAACTGTAACTCTTCCAACCTCTTTCGTAGTTTGTCCGCCAGGATATCGGAATCAGTGATAAGAAACGGGCAATTTACCTCCGCGCCTCGGCATGGTTTCACCTGATACAGCACGGGATTCCCTTCTTTATCAAAATATTTTGCATATTTTTTGAGGATGGAGAGTTTTTCGTTGTCTACGGGTTTCTTTGCGACGGTATGCTGTACTGGCATGGCAGTATTCTGTGGCCTGCCCATAAACGCTTCCCGCGCAGCCATAACCTCCGATTCCGTTATCAAGGTCTTCCCACGTTCGCGGGCAAGTGTTTCTACCTTTTCACGCACGGTTTTTTGTACAAAGGGAGGTACTTTTTCCAGTAGCAACGATGCTGATTTATCCCACTCCAATTGCAATCTCCTTAAAATAAAATTGCCACAATAAAGAATTGCAGCAAATCTTTTAAATCAACAGAAAACTCATGTTTTTCAAATTATATGTGCAAAGAAGGGGATTGTCAATTTCAAATTTTGCAGTGTTCTTCTCCAAACGTTCCCGAATATTTTAAACCTTGACATTTCATCATGCGTTACTTATATTTTGATTGCAGAAAAGATTCCAGTCTCTAAAATAGAGAGTC containing:
- a CDS encoding Lrp/AsnC family transcriptional regulator, whose translation is MTNKKEDIDVKLIKHIQEGLPVTKTPYKDIGQALGMSEDEVILRLKKLLEDGKIRRLAASIAHRKIGINANAMCVWKVPKEQVDEVGKIMASFEEVTHCYERPTYPDWEYNVFTMIHGYTDAECEAVIQAIKEKTGLNDYVVLYSEKEFKKVGVRI
- a CDS encoding Lrp/AsnC family transcriptional regulator — protein: MILSDTDRKILHRLQSNLPLVSRPFLELSKELDIDEDTIIERIKFMIEKGYVRRLAPIINTQAMGREATLAAVKVPEDRIDEVSAIINEYSGVSHNYLRKGKNKNIPYNIWFTMSAKDDEELHSRLKEIEDRTGLTVRSMPTTKKFKIGVRFKIY
- a CDS encoding 4Fe-4S dicluster domain-containing protein, with protein sequence MEWDKSASLLLEKVPPFVQKTVREKVETLARERGKTLITESEVMAAREAFMGRPQNTAMPVQHTVAKKPVDNEKLSILKKYAKYFDKEGNPVLYQVKPCRGAEVNCPFLITDSDILADKLRKRLEELQFTEKLINKIEGQILPHHTMKLAVSGCPNCCSMPQIKDFGVHAIEPVYVDPDSECIECMKCVETCREDAITVKDGHVSIDKEKCVHCGLCARVCPVGSIKPSEKKYRVMIGGKVGRHPRFAIDLLPQADESAALKALDVCADMILSSKTEHRFRTLIEQQGIEEIKKRT